The Desulfobacteraceae bacterium genome contains a region encoding:
- a CDS encoding phosphatidylglycerol lysyltransferase domain-containing protein → MFTPILLEDQQRYREHLARCPQVTSDYSFVNLWGWASEYGLELAWDAELVWIRQRLPQPVYWAPVGPWDGIDWPGRMEALAPQLSPAAFRRVPEALVEVWRAVWQDRIQVEETRSDWDYLYAVKDLVELRGNRFHKKKNLLNQFLKNYEFVFAPLGPEIVREALEMQEEWCVWRNCESSETLAAENRAIERVLKAWQSLEGILGGILRVEKNMLAYTIAEPLTEEMLVIHFEKGCSLAKGVYQAINQMFLAHEGEGYTTVNREQDLGDAGLRKAKLSYHPTGYLKKFGVVLV, encoded by the coding sequence ATGTTCACGCCCATTCTGCTGGAAGACCAGCAGCGCTATCGGGAGCACCTCGCCCGCTGCCCGCAGGTAACCTCCGACTATAGTTTTGTAAATCTTTGGGGCTGGGCCTCCGAATACGGGCTGGAGCTGGCCTGGGATGCGGAACTGGTCTGGATCCGGCAGCGTCTGCCGCAGCCGGTTTACTGGGCGCCGGTGGGCCCCTGGGACGGCATCGACTGGCCGGGGCGAATGGAGGCGTTGGCCCCGCAGCTTTCGCCAGCGGCCTTTCGTCGGGTCCCGGAAGCCCTGGTCGAGGTCTGGCGGGCGGTCTGGCAGGACCGCATCCAGGTCGAGGAAACACGCTCGGATTGGGACTACCTCTACGCGGTCAAAGACTTGGTGGAACTTCGGGGCAATCGGTTTCACAAGAAAAAAAACCTCCTCAACCAGTTTCTCAAAAACTACGAGTTCGTTTTCGCGCCCCTTGGCCCGGAGATCGTCCGGGAGGCCCTGGAGATGCAGGAGGAGTGGTGCGTCTGGCGCAACTGCGAGTCGTCGGAGACCCTGGCCGCCGAAAATCGTGCCATCGAACGGGTCCTCAAGGCCTGGCAGTCGCTGGAGGGCATCCTCGGGGGGATCCTGCGGGTGGAAAAAAACATGCTGGCCTACACCATCGCCGAACCGCTGACCGAGGAGATGCTGGTGATTCATTTCGAAAAAGGCTGCTCTCTGGCCAAGGGGGTCTATCAGGCGATCAACCAGATGTTCCTGGCCCATGAGGGGGAAGGCTACACCACGGTCAACCGTGAACAGGACCTGGGCGACGCGGGCTTGCGCAAAGCCAAGCTCTCCTACCATCCCACCGGCTATCTGAAAAAATTCGGCGTGGTCTTGGTCTGA
- a CDS encoding citrate (Si)-synthase produces the protein MEECTPTLNTGLRGVIVASTKISQVDGKAGKLIYRGYLAKDLAEKATFEEVVHLLLHERLPDRSELDGIRDALRDARQVAPEIIAALRTQSRDARPMDILQAAVSLLATHDPDLDTYTREASVARGIRLIARFPTILCAWARVRQGLEPLAPLPELSHAANFLYMLTGSRPDDELTRFFDACLVLHAEHSFNASTFTARQVASTQAHMYAAVSAAVGSLSGPLHGGANERVMRMLLEIGSVDKVESYVEQMLAEGRLIYGLGHAVYQVDDPRAHILAPMSRTMGERIGESQWYEISRRLEAVGKAAFKKRKGIDIFVNVDFYSASLYHAMGIPIDYFTPVFAVSRVAGWVAHVLEEQFAEAAPKPQLYRPAARYVGEYCGPDECTLDAIDQR, from the coding sequence ATGGAAGAATGTACCCCGACACTGAACACGGGGCTGCGCGGTGTGATCGTCGCCAGCACCAAGATCAGCCAGGTCGACGGCAAGGCCGGCAAGCTCATCTACCGCGGTTATCTGGCCAAAGACCTGGCGGAAAAGGCCACCTTCGAGGAGGTGGTCCACCTGCTGCTGCATGAGCGCCTGCCGGACCGGTCGGAGTTGGACGGCATCCGGGACGCCCTGCGGGATGCCCGCCAAGTGGCACCGGAGATCATCGCCGCGCTGCGCACCCAGTCCCGGGACGCGCGGCCGATGGACATTCTGCAGGCAGCGGTGTCGCTTCTGGCCACCCACGACCCGGATCTCGACACCTATACCCGCGAGGCTTCCGTGGCCAGGGGCATCCGCCTGATCGCCCGTTTCCCGACCATCCTCTGCGCCTGGGCGCGGGTGCGGCAGGGCCTGGAGCCGCTGGCGCCCCTGCCGGAGCTCAGCCATGCCGCCAATTTCCTCTACATGCTGACCGGCAGCCGCCCCGACGACGAGCTCACCCGCTTTTTCGACGCCTGCCTGGTGCTGCACGCCGAGCACTCCTTCAACGCCTCGACCTTCACCGCCCGCCAGGTGGCCTCCACCCAGGCGCACATGTACGCAGCGGTTTCGGCCGCGGTCGGGTCGCTCTCCGGCCCCCTGCACGGGGGTGCCAACGAACGCGTGATGCGGATGCTGCTGGAGATCGGCTCCGTGGACAAGGTCGAATCCTACGTTGAGCAGATGCTGGCCGAGGGGCGGCTGATATATGGGCTGGGACATGCCGTCTACCAGGTGGACGACCCCCGGGCGCACATTCTGGCGCCCATGTCGCGCACCATGGGCGAGCGCATCGGCGAGAGCCAGTGGTACGAGATTTCGCGGCGGCTGGAGGCGGTCGGCAAAGCGGCCTTCAAAAAACGAAAAGGGATCGACATCTTTGTTAATGTGGATTTCTACAGCGCCTCGCTCTACCACGCGATGGGGATTCCCATCGACTATTTCACCCCGGTTTTCGCGGTCTCGCGGGTGGCGGGGTGGGTGGCGCATGTCCTGGAGGAGCAGTTCGCCGAGGCCGCACCCAAACCCCAGCTCTACCGCCCCGCGGCCAGGTACGTGGGCGAGTACTGCGGTCCCGACGAGTGCACCCTGGATGCGATCGACCAACGCTGA
- a CDS encoding carbamate kinase, with translation MTPEPPEKPILLVALGGNALIRKGQAGTIAEQFENLKLPIGQIARLSRDFRVIITHGNGPQVGNLLLQQECCDLAPKLPLEILVAQTEGQIGYMIESRLDEELMALGAGFRPIVTLITYVVVDRRDPAFDAPNKPIGPVLAPEKVAGLPHPCIETPKGWRRAVASPQPVTIVEKREIRKLIQLDFIVICCGGGGIPVIREGRSFAGVDAVIDKDLVSARLALETGVDRFVIATDVPGVYRDYGRSGQRLLKTLTIAEALRYREAGHFSAGAMLPKIDAAVTFARHTGKWATITAIDAIEAAVRGAAGTRLLPD, from the coding sequence ATGACCCCAGAGCCCCCCGAAAAACCGATTTTGCTGGTCGCCCTGGGCGGCAACGCCCTGATCCGCAAGGGTCAAGCCGGCACCATCGCCGAGCAGTTCGAAAACCTGAAGCTGCCCATAGGCCAGATCGCGCGGTTGTCGCGGGACTTCAGGGTCATCATCACCCACGGCAACGGCCCCCAGGTGGGCAACCTGCTCCTGCAACAGGAGTGCTGCGACCTGGCCCCCAAGCTGCCGCTTGAGATCCTGGTGGCCCAGACCGAGGGCCAGATCGGCTATATGATCGAGTCGCGCCTGGACGAGGAGCTCATGGCTCTGGGGGCCGGCTTCCGGCCCATCGTGACCTTGATCACCTACGTCGTGGTGGACCGCCGCGACCCGGCCTTCGACGCCCCCAACAAGCCCATCGGACCGGTTTTGGCCCCTGAGAAAGTGGCCGGCCTGCCCCACCCCTGCATCGAGACCCCCAAGGGCTGGCGGCGCGCCGTGGCCTCCCCGCAGCCGGTGACGATCGTCGAGAAGCGTGAAATCCGGAAACTGATCCAGCTGGATTTCATCGTGATTTGCTGCGGCGGCGGGGGAATCCCGGTGATCCGCGAGGGCCGCTCATTTGCCGGGGTGGACGCGGTCATCGACAAGGACCTCGTCAGCGCCCGGCTGGCCCTGGAAACCGGGGTGGACCGGTTCGTCATCGCCACCGACGTCCCCGGCGTCTATCGCGACTATGGCCGCAGCGGCCAGCGTCTGCTGAAAACCCTGACGATCGCGGAGGCGTTAAGATACCGAGAGGCCGGCCATTTCTCCGCGGGCGCGATGCTGCCCAAGATTGATGCGGCCGTCACCTTCGCCCGCCACACCGGCAAATGGGCGACGATCACGGCCATCGACGCGATCGAAGCCGCCGTAAGGGGCGCGGCCGGCACCCGTCTGCTGCCGGATTGA
- a CDS encoding type 1 glutamine amidotransferase produces the protein MDLHCLQHVPFETPGSIGHWAREGGHGLTVTALYDGQPLPALASLDLLVVLGGPMNIYEEQRFSWLRAEKRFIAKAVSAGKRVLGICLGAQLIADALGARVSTNRHREIGWFPIQKTAAAQRDPAAGFLLQEAEVFHWHGDTFDLPAGALHLARSRGCENQGFVFGGRVVGLQFHLETLPELAAGLIAHCGEEIVPGPYVQSADQMTADAARFDRINRMMQGLLDHLAALGP, from the coding sequence ATGGATCTTCACTGTCTGCAACATGTGCCTTTCGAAACCCCGGGCAGCATCGGCCACTGGGCCCGCGAGGGCGGCCATGGCCTGACGGTGACGGCCCTCTACGACGGTCAACCGCTGCCGGCGCTGGCGTCGCTGGACCTCCTGGTGGTGCTCGGCGGCCCCATGAACATCTACGAAGAGCAGCGCTTTTCCTGGCTGCGAGCCGAAAAACGGTTCATCGCCAAAGCCGTTTCGGCCGGCAAGCGTGTGCTGGGCATCTGCCTGGGGGCGCAGCTGATTGCCGATGCCCTGGGCGCCCGGGTTTCCACCAACCGGCATCGGGAAATCGGCTGGTTTCCGATCCAAAAAACCGCCGCGGCCCAACGGGACCCGGCGGCCGGCTTTCTGCTGCAGGAGGCCGAGGTGTTCCACTGGCACGGCGATACTTTCGATCTGCCGGCCGGGGCCCTGCATCTGGCCCGCAGCCGGGGATGCGAAAACCAGGGGTTTGTCTTCGGCGGGCGGGTGGTGGGGCTGCAATTCCACCTGGAGACGCTGCCCGAGCTGGCCGCCGGCCTGATCGCGCACTGCGGCGAGGAGATCGTGCCGGGGCCTTACGTTCAGTCGGCGGACCAGATGACCGCCGACGCGGCGCGTTTCGACCGGATCAATCGCATGATGCAGGGGCTGCTGGATCACCTGGCGGCTCTCGGTCCCTGA
- a CDS encoding cyclic 2,3-diphosphoglycerate synthase: MQENVIIMGAAGRDFHNFNVYFRDNPRYRVVCFTATQIPNIDDRRYPAQLAGRLYPDGIPIHSDRRLAELIHQHRIDLVAFSYSDVPHTEVMHKASIVTANGADFIIVGASYTMLKSRKPVVSVCAVRTGCGKSQTSREVLRILQQLGKRVVAVRHPMPYGDLTRQVVQRFASYADLDAGGCTIEEREEYEPVVAMGAVIYAGIDYEKILRQAEEEADVIVWDGGNNDTPFYLPEVAIVVFDPHRAGHETAYHPGETNMLMADIAVINKVDSADPAAVAAVRRTIAAHNPKADIVLADSALLVDAPERIRGRRVLVVEDGPTVTHGDMPFGAGVIAARRFGAAALVDPRPHLVGSLQETFAAYPRIGTLLPAMGYGEGQVRDLEATINNTPCDLVVSATPVDLTRLMSIAKPVVHIRYTYRDHDPATLKKALLRRLKV, encoded by the coding sequence ATGCAGGAAAACGTGATCATCATGGGCGCCGCCGGGCGCGATTTCCACAACTTCAACGTCTATTTCCGGGACAACCCGCGCTACCGGGTGGTCTGTTTCACGGCCACCCAGATCCCCAACATCGACGACCGGCGCTACCCGGCGCAGCTGGCGGGGCGGCTTTACCCGGACGGCATCCCGATCCACTCCGACCGCCGCCTGGCCGAGTTGATCCACCAGCACCGGATCGACCTGGTGGCCTTTTCCTACAGCGACGTGCCCCACACCGAGGTCATGCACAAGGCCTCGATCGTGACCGCCAACGGCGCGGACTTCATCATCGTTGGCGCCTCCTACACGATGCTCAAGTCCCGCAAACCGGTGGTCTCGGTCTGCGCCGTGCGCACCGGCTGCGGCAAATCCCAGACCAGCCGCGAGGTGCTGCGGATTCTGCAGCAGCTGGGCAAGCGGGTCGTGGCGGTCCGCCACCCCATGCCCTACGGCGACCTCACCCGCCAGGTGGTCCAGCGCTTCGCTTCGTACGCGGACCTGGATGCCGGCGGCTGCACCATCGAAGAGCGCGAGGAGTACGAGCCCGTGGTGGCCATGGGGGCGGTGATCTATGCCGGCATCGACTACGAGAAGATCCTGCGGCAGGCTGAAGAGGAGGCGGACGTGATCGTCTGGGACGGGGGAAACAACGACACCCCCTTCTACCTCCCCGAGGTCGCCATCGTGGTCTTCGACCCTCACCGCGCGGGGCACGAGACCGCCTACCACCCCGGCGAGACCAACATGCTGATGGCCGATATCGCCGTCATCAACAAGGTGGACAGCGCCGACCCGGCGGCGGTCGCGGCGGTCCGGCGCACCATCGCCGCCCACAACCCGAAGGCCGACATCGTCCTGGCCGATTCGGCCCTCCTGGTCGATGCCCCCGAGCGCATCCGCGGCCGCAGGGTCCTGGTGGTGGAGGACGGCCCCACCGTGACCCACGGCGACATGCCCTTCGGCGCCGGGGTGATCGCCGCCCGGCGCTTCGGCGCCGCGGCCCTGGTGGACCCGCGTCCCCACCTGGTGGGCAGCCTGCAGGAGACCTTCGCGGCTTATCCCCGGATCGGGACGCTGCTGCCGGCCATGGGCTACGGCGAGGGGCAGGTGCGGGACCTGGAGGCCACCATCAACAACACCCCCTGCGACCTGGTGGTGTCGGCGACACCCGTCGACCTGACCCGGCTGATGAGCATCGCCAAACCCGTGGTCCACATCCGCTACACGTACCGGGACCACGATCCGGCCACCTTGAAAAAAGCGCTGCTCAGGCGCCTGAAGGTCTGA
- a CDS encoding ornithine--oxo-acid transaminase produces the protein MEQHAYIELEQTYGAHNYKPLDVVLCRGQGVWVWDVDGNQYLDCLSAYSAVNQGHCHPRIMAAMIGQARRLTLTSRAFRNDQLGPFYRELCELTHSHKVLPMNSGAEAVETVIKTVRKWGYMQKGVPENQAEIIVCENNFHGRTITIVGFSTDPSSRRGFGPFTPGFKIIPFGDAAALEAAITPNTVGFLVEPIQGEAGVIIPPAGYLKEVKAICEKHNIVLILDEIQTGLGRTGKLLAEAHDGIEADLTLIGKALSGGFYPISAVLSNTEVMGVLQPGEHGSTFGGNPLACAVARAAMRVLVEEGMIENAAQTGEYFLKCLRQIQSDKIQEVRGRGLMIAVELHPEAGGARQYSERLQAAGLLCKETHSHTLRFSPPLVITRDVVNWALERINTVLGG, from the coding sequence ATGGAGCAGCACGCCTATATCGAGCTCGAGCAAACCTACGGCGCCCACAACTACAAGCCCCTTGACGTGGTCCTGTGCCGCGGGCAAGGCGTGTGGGTCTGGGACGTGGACGGCAATCAATACCTCGACTGCCTTTCGGCCTACTCGGCGGTCAACCAGGGGCACTGCCACCCGCGCATCATGGCGGCCATGATCGGCCAGGCCCGCAGGTTGACCCTCACCTCGCGGGCCTTCCGCAACGACCAGCTCGGACCGTTCTACCGCGAGCTCTGCGAGCTGACCCACTCCCACAAGGTGCTGCCCATGAACAGCGGGGCCGAGGCGGTGGAAACGGTGATCAAGACGGTTCGCAAATGGGGCTACATGCAAAAAGGGGTGCCCGAAAACCAGGCCGAGATCATCGTCTGCGAGAACAATTTCCACGGCCGCACCATCACCATCGTCGGTTTCAGCACCGACCCAAGCTCGCGCCGGGGCTTCGGTCCCTTCACCCCCGGCTTCAAGATCATCCCCTTCGGCGATGCCGCGGCCCTGGAGGCGGCCATCACCCCCAACACCGTAGGTTTTCTGGTGGAGCCGATCCAGGGCGAGGCCGGGGTCATCATCCCACCGGCGGGCTATCTCAAGGAAGTCAAGGCCATCTGCGAAAAGCACAACATCGTCCTGATCCTGGATGAGATCCAGACCGGCCTGGGACGCACCGGCAAGCTCCTGGCCGAAGCCCACGACGGCATCGAGGCGGACCTGACCCTCATCGGCAAGGCGCTTTCCGGCGGCTTCTATCCCATCTCGGCGGTGCTCTCCAACACCGAGGTCATGGGCGTGCTCCAGCCCGGCGAGCACGGCAGCACCTTCGGCGGCAACCCACTGGCCTGCGCTGTGGCGCGCGCGGCCATGCGGGTGCTGGTGGAGGAGGGGATGATCGAAAACGCCGCCCAGACCGGGGAGTATTTCCTGAAATGCCTGCGTCAGATCCAGAGCGACAAGATCCAGGAGGTCCGCGGCCGGGGGCTGATGATCGCAGTTGAGCTTCACCCCGAGGCCGGCGGGGCCCGCCAGTACAGCGAACGGCTGCAGGCCGCGGGCCTGCTCTGCAAGGAGACCCACAGCCACACCTTGCGTTTCTCCCCGCCGCTGGTGATCACCCGCGACGTGGTCAACTGGGCCCTGGAGCGCATCAACACGGTGCTCGGCGGCTGA
- a CDS encoding histidine phosphatase family protein, whose amino-acid sequence MNSAPKGCKPILKRAAGALLTLLLALPAAAQAPADEAALWAALAGGGHAALMRHALAPGTGDPPGFRIDDCTTQRNLSPAGRRQARALGERFREHGATDVAVFSSLWCRCLETARLLELGEVTPLPALNSFFRDRSREAARSAALRRLIAEHAGGRSLVLVTHQVNITALTGVFPNSGEIVVVRLEGDRLRVVGRIR is encoded by the coding sequence ATGAATTCCGCCCCCAAGGGCTGCAAGCCGATCCTGAAACGCGCCGCCGGCGCGCTGTTGACGCTCCTCCTGGCGCTACCGGCCGCCGCCCAGGCCCCTGCCGACGAGGCGGCGCTCTGGGCCGCGCTGGCCGGTGGCGGCCACGCGGCCCTGATGCGCCATGCGCTGGCGCCCGGCACCGGGGATCCGCCCGGCTTTCGGATAGACGACTGCACCACCCAGCGCAACCTCTCGCCTGCCGGGCGCCGGCAGGCGCGCGCCCTGGGCGAACGCTTCCGGGAGCACGGCGCAACGGATGTCGCGGTCTTCTCCAGCCTCTGGTGCCGCTGCCTGGAAACGGCCAGGCTGCTGGAGTTGGGGGAGGTGACCCCTCTGCCGGCGCTGAACTCGTTTTTCCGCGACAGAAGTCGTGAGGCCGCCCGGAGCGCAGCGCTGCGGCGCCTGATCGCCGAGCACGCCGGGGGCCGGTCCCTGGTGCTGGTCACCCATCAGGTCAACATCACCGCACTCACCGGCGTGTTTCCGAACTCGGGTGAAATCGTGGTGGTGCGCCTGGAGGGCGACCGGTTGCGGGTCGTGGGCCGCATCCGCTGA
- a CDS encoding transcriptional repressor — protein MLKPIQYRMTRQRRVILEELRQMNTHPGADEIHEVVRRRLPRISLGTVYRNLDILCELGEIQKLEFGGTLKRFDGDPGPHYHIRCVCCDRVDNAPVPPVENIEARLCPATDYKIIGHRLEFIGLCPECARHTISPGLKKIEPRSQKT, from the coding sequence ATGCTGAAACCGATTCAATACCGCATGACGCGGCAGCGCCGCGTGATCCTCGAAGAGCTGCGCCAGATGAACACGCATCCGGGCGCCGACGAGATCCACGAGGTGGTCCGCCGGCGGCTGCCGCGCATCAGTCTGGGCACGGTTTACCGCAATCTCGATATTCTCTGCGAGTTGGGGGAAATCCAAAAGCTGGAGTTCGGCGGCACCCTCAAGCGCTTTGACGGCGACCCGGGGCCGCATTATCATATCCGCTGCGTTTGCTGCGACCGGGTGGACAATGCCCCCGTGCCGCCGGTGGAAAATATCGAAGCCCGGCTCTGTCCGGCAACCGACTACAAGATCATCGGCCACCGGCTGGAGTTCATCGGCCTGTGCCCCGAGTGCGCCCGGCACACCATTTCCCCGGGCCTGAAGAAGATCGAGCCCCGTTCACAGAAAACCTGA
- the pruA gene encoding L-glutamate gamma-semialdehyde dehydrogenase, with product MANARFRVAKPANEPVLAYAPGSPERTLLSCELTRQSGETLEIPLIIGGRPVTTGDLGEVVMPHDHGHVLARYHKAGPREVQLAIAAAQAARKAWEELPWSDRAAIFLKAAQLISTRWRMRLNAATMLNQSKNVVQAEIDSACELADFLRFNAYFLGRIYAEQPAATPEALNRLEYRGLEGFVFAATPFNFTAIAGNLPTAPALMGNAVVWKPASSAVLSGWHLMQLFQEAGFPDGVINFVPGDGPTVGAAALADEALAGIHFTGSTAVFQGMWRTVGARSAHYRSYPRLVGETGGKDFVVAHPSADPAALCTALVRGAFEYQGQKCSAASRAYIPASLWDGLQDRLAAALDEIRLGDPRDFGCFMNALIDEAAFERVMGYIHRAGASNDAEILFGGGGDKTRGYFIAPTVVRAGVPDYETMTQEIFGPLLSLYRYPDDGFAEILAVCDRTSPYALTGALFARDRAAIALAERRLRHAAGNFYINDKPTGAVVGQQPFGGGRASGTNDKAGWHLNLLRWTSVRTIKETFCPPTDFRYPFMGPEKIGPDPGGPP from the coding sequence ATGGCCAATGCACGCTTTCGGGTGGCCAAGCCCGCCAACGAGCCGGTTCTGGCCTATGCGCCGGGAAGCCCCGAGCGCACGCTGCTCTCCTGCGAGCTTACGCGCCAGTCCGGGGAAACGCTGGAGATTCCGCTGATCATCGGGGGCCGCCCGGTGACCACCGGGGACCTCGGCGAGGTGGTGATGCCCCATGACCACGGCCATGTCCTCGCCCGCTATCACAAGGCCGGTCCGCGGGAGGTGCAGCTGGCGATCGCCGCGGCGCAGGCCGCCCGGAAGGCATGGGAGGAACTGCCCTGGAGCGACCGCGCGGCGATTTTTCTCAAGGCCGCCCAGCTGATCTCCACCCGCTGGCGGATGCGGCTGAACGCCGCCACCATGCTGAACCAGTCCAAAAACGTGGTCCAGGCCGAGATCGATTCGGCCTGCGAGCTGGCCGATTTTTTGCGCTTCAATGCCTATTTCCTGGGCCGGATCTACGCCGAGCAGCCCGCGGCCACCCCGGAGGCCCTCAACCGCCTGGAGTACCGGGGCCTGGAAGGCTTCGTGTTCGCCGCGACGCCCTTCAACTTCACCGCCATCGCCGGCAACCTGCCCACCGCTCCGGCCCTGATGGGCAACGCCGTGGTCTGGAAGCCGGCCTCCAGCGCGGTCCTCTCCGGCTGGCACCTGATGCAGCTCTTCCAGGAGGCCGGCTTCCCCGATGGCGTAATCAATTTCGTCCCCGGTGACGGGCCCACGGTGGGCGCCGCCGCCCTGGCCGACGAGGCCCTGGCGGGAATCCATTTCACCGGCTCAACCGCCGTCTTCCAGGGCATGTGGCGGACCGTGGGCGCCCGCAGCGCGCACTACCGCAGCTACCCGCGCCTGGTGGGGGAAACCGGCGGAAAGGATTTCGTGGTGGCCCACCCGTCGGCCGACCCCGCCGCCCTGTGCACCGCCCTGGTGCGAGGGGCCTTCGAATACCAGGGCCAGAAGTGTTCGGCCGCCTCGCGGGCCTACATCCCAGCCAGCCTCTGGGACGGCCTGCAAGACCGCCTGGCGGCCGCGCTGGATGAAATCCGGCTGGGAGACCCCAGGGATTTCGGCTGTTTCATGAACGCCCTGATCGATGAGGCGGCCTTCGAGCGCGTCATGGGGTACATCCATCGGGCCGGCGCGTCCAACGACGCCGAGATTCTTTTCGGCGGCGGCGGCGACAAAACCCGTGGCTACTTTATCGCCCCCACGGTGGTGCGGGCCGGGGTGCCGGACTACGAAACCATGACCCAGGAGATCTTCGGCCCCCTGCTTTCCCTTTACCGCTACCCGGATGACGGCTTTGCAGAGATCCTGGCGGTCTGCGACCGGACATCGCCCTACGCCCTGACCGGGGCGCTTTTTGCCCGCGACCGGGCCGCCATCGCCCTGGCCGAAAGGCGCCTGCGGCACGCGGCGGGCAACTTCTACATCAATGACAAGCCCACCGGCGCCGTTGTCGGTCAGCAGCCTTTCGGCGGTGGACGGGCCTCGGGCACCAACGACAAGGCCGGCTGGCACCTCAACCTGCTGCGCTGGACCAGTGTCCGCACCATCAAAGAGACATTCTGCCCGCCCACCGATTTCCGCTACCCGTTCATGGGGCCCGAAAAAATCGGCCCCGATCCGGGCGGTCCCCCTTGA
- a CDS encoding FAD-dependent oxidoreductase, which yields MNPMQQGAQPEQMTQEQFLRQLKMTLERLPNQIPLFLFARPGQDDVFVQAARQLVRSFRELTDKIVFREYTLDHEMARKHRVERAPTLLFAPERYSIRWLGAPLGEEGRTFLEMIILLGLGQSNLNDQAKKVLEGLQEPRDVKVFVSATCPYCPQQAVNGVRAAIEKPELVSLEIIDIQSNPDLANRYSAHSVPQTFTNEILTGMGAQPEELFMLSLKKLEEVTIFIPDSDAPVVDTDLLIVGGGPAGLTAGIYAVRSGLKAAVVERGALGGQVATTPVVENYPGLTQVGGKSLVDIMVSHALQYVQIFQGEAVLDIQPGDPIETTTSRRKFRSKAVLLATGASHKHLGVPGESRLSGKGVSYCSTCDGPLFKGKKVIMVGGGNSAVTEALHLHHMGVEVTLVHRRDTLRAQQYLVKNLEDNRIPVLWNTEVKEIRGKDRVEEVLLLNNRSKKTSTLKVDGVFLAIGYEPAVDLAHKIGVALTEDGYIQRDAKHRTNIRGIYSAGDVEGGYKQIVTAAGQGSEAALSIFEDMMHPYWEKAKAQA from the coding sequence ATGAACCCCATGCAGCAGGGCGCCCAGCCCGAGCAGATGACACAGGAGCAGTTTCTGCGGCAGCTTAAAATGACCCTTGAAAGGCTGCCCAACCAAATCCCCCTTTTCCTGTTCGCCCGGCCCGGCCAGGATGACGTCTTCGTACAGGCGGCCCGTCAATTGGTGCGGTCTTTTCGCGAACTGACCGACAAGATCGTCTTTCGTGAGTACACCCTCGACCATGAAATGGCCCGCAAGCATCGCGTGGAGCGCGCGCCGACGCTGCTCTTCGCGCCCGAGCGCTACAGCATCCGCTGGTTGGGCGCCCCGCTGGGCGAGGAAGGCCGGACCTTCCTGGAAATGATCATCCTGCTGGGCCTCGGGCAATCCAATCTCAACGACCAGGCCAAAAAGGTGCTCGAAGGCCTGCAGGAACCGCGTGATGTCAAGGTCTTTGTGAGCGCCACGTGTCCCTACTGCCCCCAGCAGGCCGTCAACGGGGTGCGTGCGGCCATCGAAAAGCCCGAGCTGGTCTCCCTTGAAATCATCGACATCCAAAGCAACCCCGATCTGGCCAACCGCTACAGTGCCCACAGCGTTCCCCAGACCTTCACCAACGAGATCCTGACCGGCATGGGGGCCCAGCCCGAGGAGCTGTTCATGCTTTCGCTGAAAAAGCTGGAGGAGGTCACGATTTTCATTCCCGACAGCGACGCCCCGGTGGTGGATACCGATCTGCTGATCGTGGGCGGTGGCCCGGCCGGGTTGACGGCCGGCATCTACGCGGTGCGCAGCGGCCTCAAGGCGGCGGTGGTGGAGCGCGGGGCCCTGGGAGGGCAGGTGGCGACCACCCCGGTGGTGGAAAACTACCCCGGCCTGACCCAGGTGGGCGGCAAGTCCCTGGTGGACATCATGGTCAGCCACGCCCTGCAATACGTCCAGATCTTCCAGGGTGAAGCGGTGCTGGACATTCAGCCGGGGGACCCCATCGAAACCACCACCAGCCGGCGCAAGTTCCGCTCCAAGGCGGTTCTGCTGGCCACCGGCGCATCCCACAAGCACCTTGGCGTTCCGGGGGAGTCGCGCCTATCCGGCAAGGGGGTCAGCTACTGCAGCACCTGTGACGGGCCGCTTTTCAAGGGCAAAAAGGTGATCATGGTCGGCGGCGGCAACAGCGCCGTGACCGAGGCCCTGCACCTTCACCACATGGGGGTGGAGGTCACCCTTGTGCACCGCCGCGACACCTTGCGGGCCCAGCAGTATCTCGTCAAAAACCTCGAAGACAACCGGATTCCGGTGCTCTGGAACACCGAGGTCAAGGAGATCAGGGGCAAGGATCGGGTGGAGGAGGTTCTGCTGTTGAACAACCGCAGCAAGAAAACCTCGACCCTCAAGGTCGACGGTGTTTTTCTGGCCATTGGCTACGAGCCGGCGGTGGATCTGGCCCACAAGATCGGGGTGGCTCTGACCGAGGATGGCTACATTCAGCGTGACGCCAAACACCGCACCAACATCCGCGGCATCTACTCGGCGGGTGACGTGGAAGGCGGCTACAAGCAGATCGTGACCGCCGCCGGCCAGGGGTCGGAGGCCGCTCTATCGATCTTCGAGGATATGATGCATCCTTACTGGGAGAAAGCCAAAGCCCAAGCCTGA